AAAGGTGAGGCTTTGCCTATTACAGGAACAGGGGAAGAAACGCGCGATTTCACTTATGTGGGGGATTTGGTGGATGGATTATTACGCGCAGGATATGACAAAGCGGCAGTTGGTCAGGAATTCAACCTCGCTTCAGGAGTGGAAACAAAAATAATTGATCTGGCAAACATGGTTATCAAACTTACAGGCAGTTCATCAAAAGTCCAGATGGCTACACGTAGAAAATGGGATACTAAAAGCCGACTGCAAGCTTCTATTGATAAAGCCCATAACCTGATTGGCTATACGCCTAAAACAAATTTTGATGCGGGATTAGTCAACGCTGTTAACTGGTTTAAGGAAAAATGGCCCCTGATTGAACGTGATGCCGCATTCACTCCCGGTATGTCATCTGCTGTTAAAGATCGTATTCAGAAATAACTATAGATGAAAAAAATTTTATCCGTTTTTGGAACCAGACCTGAAGCCATTAAGATGGCGCCTGTTGTGAAAAAAATTGCTCAAAGTCCCCATCTTGTCGGAACAGTGTGCATTACGGCGCAACACAGGCAAATGCTGGATCAGGTGTTGCAATTGTTTGAGATTGTTCCTGATTATGATCTGGATTTGATGACACAAGGGCAAGACTTAACAGATATCACCTGTCGCGTCTTGTCTGGTGTGCGTGATGTATTAAAAAAAGATCAACCAGATCTGATTCTGGTGCATGGGGATACAACTACTTCATTCGCGGCGGCACTGGCAGGGTTTTATGCGGGGATTCCTGTGGGGCATGTGGAAGCTGGGCTGAGAACATACAACCTTCAAAGTCCCTTTCCTGAAGAAGCAAATCGGCAACTCACAGGTCGGCTCTCAGCATGGCATTTTGCTCCTACAGAAGTGTCACGTCAAAACCTCTTGAATGAAGGAATTCGGGATTTTAAAATCATCATTACAGGCAATACGGCTATTGATGCGCTTGAAATGACGGTTGAAAAATTACCAGCATTTGTCAATATTGACGAAAAACTAGGTAAATCGGTCATGGAGACTGTTCACAGTTCCGCTCCAGTTCTGCTAGTAACAGGACACCGCCGAGAAAATTTTGGGCAGGGATTTCTAAATATTTGTCAATCCATCAAAAACATCGCGTTACTACAACCAACTCTACATATTATTTATCCAGTTCACTTGAATCCCAACGTTCAACAGCCTGTCTATAGCTTGCTCAAGGATATGCCCAATATCCATTTGATCGCGCCAGTGGACTATTTGTCGTTTGTAATGCTACTGAAGCGTTGTACCCTGGTTCTGACAGATTCAGGTGGGGTACAAGAAGAGGCTCCTTCTCTGGGGAAACCAGTATTGGTTATGCGCGATACGAGCGAACGACCAGAAGCCATTGCCGCGGGAACGGCCAAACTTGTTGGTACAAATGTTGATCAGATTGTCCAGGCTGTTATCGATCTCCTAACGATTCCAACTCTATATCAAAAAATGTCGATGGCCCATAATCCTTATGGAGATGGTCATGCGGCACAACGAATTGTTAAATTTTTGGAAGAATTGCCAAATTAACATGAAACCACGCCACCAGGGAATCCTGCAAAGAAACTCAAGCCTGTTACGCTGGCTTATTCAGACGACTGACATATTGATTGGAATTGTTACCGCTGTGTTCACACATTGGTATCGGTTTGGGCAATGGGAGATGTCACCGCCATATTTACAGGTCATCATTCTGGGCGGAATGATGGTGGCATTGATTTTTCCGATGTTCCCCAACCTATACACGCCTTTACGAGGAAGAAGTCTTTCTTCTGAAATTGGAACGGTCATTCAGGCGTGGGGAACTGTCACGATTCTGTTCATGATTATGGGATTCATGACTCAGAACTTTGTAATTCCTCAACGGGATGAAAGATTCTCCAGGTTATGGTTTGCTTTATGGTTCACCAGCGCAGGATCCATTTATATTTTGTCCAGAGTCTGCATTCGATTGTTTTTAATCTGGTTGCGCAAACGC
This genomic interval from SAR324 cluster bacterium contains the following:
- the wecB gene encoding UDP-N-acetylglucosamine 2-epimerase (non-hydrolyzing) gives rise to the protein MKKILSVFGTRPEAIKMAPVVKKIAQSPHLVGTVCITAQHRQMLDQVLQLFEIVPDYDLDLMTQGQDLTDITCRVLSGVRDVLKKDQPDLILVHGDTTTSFAAALAGFYAGIPVGHVEAGLRTYNLQSPFPEEANRQLTGRLSAWHFAPTEVSRQNLLNEGIRDFKIIITGNTAIDALEMTVEKLPAFVNIDEKLGKSVMETVHSSAPVLLVTGHRRENFGQGFLNICQSIKNIALLQPTLHIIYPVHLNPNVQQPVYSLLKDMPNIHLIAPVDYLSFVMLLKRCTLVLTDSGGVQEEAPSLGKPVLVMRDTSERPEAIAAGTAKLVGTNVDQIVQAVIDLLTIPTLYQKMSMAHNPYGDGHAAQRIVKFLEELPN